In Oncorhynchus clarkii lewisi isolate Uvic-CL-2024 chromosome 2, UVic_Ocla_1.0, whole genome shotgun sequence, one DNA window encodes the following:
- the LOC139378627 gene encoding uncharacterized protein, whose protein sequence is MESAPTQPTHPWSRPQPNPTHTPLESAPTHTPLESAPTQPTHPWSRPQPNPHTPGVGPNPTHTPLESAPTQPTHPWSRPQPNPHTPGVGPNPHTPGVGPNPHTPGVDPTPHTPGVDPTPHTPGVDPTPHTPGVDPTPHTPGVGPNPHTPGVGPNPHTPGVGPNPHTPGVGPNPHTPGVGPNPHTPGVGPNPHTPGGPPPKGHSANLTQL, encoded by the exons ATGGAGTCGGCCCCAACCCAACCCACCCACCCCTGGAGTCggccccaacccaacccaacccacacACCCCTGGAGTCGGCCCCAACCCACACACCCCTGGAGTCGGCCCCAACCCAACCCACACACCCCTGGAGTCGGCCCCAACCCAACCCACACACCCCTGGAGTCGGCCCCAACCCAACCCACACACCCCTGGAGTCGGCCCCAACCCAACCCACACACCCCTGGAGTCGGCCCCAACCCAACCCACACACCCCTGGAGTCGGCCCCAACCCACACACCCCTGGAGTCGGCCCCAACCCACACACCCCTGGAGTCGaccccaccccacacaccccTGGAGTCGaccccaccccacacaccccTGGAGTCGaccccaccccacacaccccTGGAGTCGaccccaccccacacaccccTGGAGTCGGCCCCAACCCACACACCCCTGGAGTCGGCCCCAACCCACACACCCCTGGAGTCGGCCCCAACCCACACACCCCTGGAGTCGGCCCCAACCCACACACCCCTGGAGTCGGCCCCAACCCACACACCCCTGGAGTCGGCCCCAACCCACACACCCCTGGA ggtccaccacctaaaggacattcagccaacttaacacaactgtga